The following proteins come from a genomic window of Populus alba chromosome 12, ASM523922v2, whole genome shotgun sequence:
- the LOC118044308 gene encoding mitogen-activated protein kinase kinase 9 yields MALVRERRQVNLRLPELSDCRPRFPLPLPPASTINNNNNTTSTISCNDIEKIHVLGHGNGGTVYKVRHKRNSQIYALKVVHGDSDPLVRRQIYREIEILRRTDSPNIVKCHGVYEKPSGDIAITMEYMDLGTLDSLLQKHGTFNESKLSHVASQVLNGLSYLHAQKIIHRDIKPSNLLVNKDMEVKIADFGVSKIMQRTLDACNSYVGTCAYMSPERFDPDTYGGNYNGYAADIWSLGLILLELYLGHFPFLPPGQRPDWAALMCAICFGDPPSSPEGASEEFRDFIQCCLQKESGKRWTAAQLLSHPFVCKVPRSDLVDL; encoded by the coding sequence ATGGCCCTTGTCCGTGAACGCCGACAGGTTAACCTCCGTCTCCCCGAACTCTCGGACTGCCGCCCCCGCTTCCCTCTACCTCTTCCCCCCGCCTCcaccatcaacaacaacaacaacaccacCTCTACCATATCTTgcaatgatattgaaaaaatacaCGTGCTAGGCCATGGCAACGGTGGCACGGTATATAAAGTACGTCACAAGAGAAACTCACAAATTTATGCACTTAAAGTTGTTCATGGAGATAGTGACCCATTAGTCCGCCGCCAAATTTACAGAGAAATCGAGATTCTCCGCCGTACAGATTCCCCCAACATCGTTAAGTGCCATGGGGTTTATGAAAAACCATCCGGGGACATAGCGATTACGATGGAGTACATGGATTTAGGCACACTCGATTCACTTCTGCAAAAACATGGTACTTTCAACGAGTCCAAACTGTCGCATGTTGCAAGTCAGGTTCTGAATGGTCTTAGCTACTTGCACGCCCAGAAAATCATCCACAGAGACATCAAGCCTTCAAATCTGCTGGTTAACAAGGACATGGAAGTGAAGATTGCTGATTTCGGTGTCAGTAAAATCATGCAGCGTACGTTAGATGCCTGTAATTCGTATGTTGGTACTTGTGCTTACATGAGTCCGGAGAGGTTTGATCCTGATACCTACGGTGGCAATTATAATGGTTATGCTGCTGATATCTGGAGCCTGGGGCTTATTTTATTGGAGCTTTATTTGGGCCATTTTCCATTTCTTCCTCCGGGTCAAAGACCCGATTGGGCTGCTCTTATGTGTGCTATTTGTTTTGGGGATCCGCCTAGCTCGCCGGAGGGAGCGTCGGAGGAGTTTCGGGACTTCATTCAGTGTTGCCTGCAGAAAGAGTCTGGTAAGAGGTGGACAGCAGCTCAGCTGTTGTCTCACCCTTTTGTATGTAAAGTTCCAAGATCCGATTTAGTGGACTTGTGA
- the LOC118044309 gene encoding homeobox protein knotted-1-like 12, with amino-acid sequence MESSSMNNTVGKDDDLLVDTAEAEALKKRISSHPLYGLLVQTHIDCLKVGTIGDVDRIPRVRPNLSCQFPNPSSLSQPELDSFMEAYCFALSKLKEAMEEPQQETVAFINSMHLQLKELTRTHSKSTAEHSTSTTSSGERID; translated from the exons ATGGAGAGTAGCAGCATGAACAATACTGTTGGGAAAGATGATGATCTCTTAGTTGACACTGCAGAAGCTGAGGCTCTCAAGAAGAGAATCTCTAGCCATCCTTTGTATGGACTTTTGGTCCAAACTCACATCGACTGTTTGaag GTTGGTACCATTGGTGATGTTGACCGAATCCCTAGGGTGAGGCCGAATTTATCCTGTCAATTTCCCAATCCAAGCTCCCTCAGTCAGCCAGAACTAGACAGTTTCATG GAAGCATACTGCTTTGCACTGAGCAAGTTGAAGGAAGCAATGGAGGAACCTCAGCAAGAAACAGTAGCTTTCATCAACAGCATGCACTTACAGCTTAAAGAGCTCACAAGAACCCATTCCAAGAGCACCGCTGAACACTCCACCTCCACTACATCTTCCG GAGAAAGAATTGACTAG